The following nucleotide sequence is from Ornithodoros turicata isolate Travis chromosome 2, ASM3712646v1, whole genome shotgun sequence.
TTTACAACAGCTTACGTCGTCATGGAAACGGAAAATAATGCGCTTCCTTCCTCGAATTCAGGACGTCATTCCCGAAGCGGTCGAGGAGGTTAAGAGCTGAGAGCGACGGAGGAGTTGGCTCGGCGCGCGACCGTCGGACTGTAATAGCTTTGTAACGCGGGATCGCAGAGACATAGCGTTTTGATGTACATGTTCGGTACTCATAGATCAATATGTACACGGTGTGATTTCTTCAAAAGTTTGGAAATGGTTTCAGAACCCCTTTAACTGTTGGATTTTTAAGACAGCAACGTTTTCGAGCCACCGTTGATGGTGATGCCGAACAGCACTGAGAGGCATCAGCAGACGCGCTGGACGCGTAGACATATATCAATATTTACATAGTTATTTCCTCAAAAGTTCACAAATggtttcacaacccctttaacccGGGCTtgtattcgcgactccagcgaactataggtggcgcacGCCGAACCTGGACTCGAGGGTTGCCACTTCCACCACTAGGTGGCTACGacttcgctggagtcgcgaatacgATCGGATCTTTATTCGGATAAACACGATTCCGTGCGGTCTTCTATTGATACAGGCTAGAACAAAACTAGAAGAGCTGCAATTTAATTCCGCGCTAACACGTTCTCGTGCCACGTTATTTCAGCGGGTCCTGGCAGCTACGACCTCCTCCCGCAAGACTCTCCGTGCACTTCGCGAGACCCACCTCGGTCCGGCTCCGGTCCGTCGACGAACCTCCGCGAGAAGCGTCGAGCGCAGGCGCACCCGTTCGAGTGCGACTTCTGTCCGGCCACCTTCAAGTACATGGGACCCCTCGTGAAGCACGTTCGGACGCACACAGGCGAGAGGCCCTTTAAATGTACCTTCTGCAACAAGACTTTCAACCGTACGCACATCCTCAAGTTGCACCTCCTCACGCACTCCAGCGTGAAGCCCCACACGTGCGACGTCTGCGGCAAGTCTTTCACCGCGCGCGCCAACCTCTCCGTGCACATCCGCAcccacacgggcgagaagcccttCAAGTGCGAGGTATGCGGAGCCTCTTTCCACTCGAGCACGATCCTCAGCGGCCACATGCTGAGTCACACCGGCGTCAGGGAATTCCAGTGCGGGCACTGCGGAGCAAATTTCAGCCGCAAGTACCACCTGACGAGGCACACGTTCAGGCATGTCAAGCGAGGGGACATAAAGGATGAGGGAAGGGTGCAGAGAGGAGCTGCGTCCCAAAAGTCGTGAAAGGGTGAAGGGTCGGGCCACTTTCGGTTGCCGGGCGGTGGTGGACAAAAAAATGTGTGCTCAAATTTACTAAAAGTACTATAGTCTGTGACAACTTAAagggagtacagagggccatcccaaaaaatttcagattaagacatctgatgaaagtgtgtgtgtcgttATACCGAagagcgcgaaaggttttgatgtgcgcaatttgtttcccagaaaaagacctttccttaactcgccactccagctataacgaggatgaggaggtatgatgccacgtcaccgatgacggtataaggagaactcgttctgattcgccagtcagtgggggtcagcgccttctCCCTTTGCCGTCATAAActtgttttgccagttccctggagaattggggatagaaggagcggcagaagcattaccgagcaaggagaaaggctttatcgcaaccccgaacagccgagtagcagatgatagcggagtagcagacaacatttctctagaccaatcagcgagcgttctcctcaTAGCGtgagcgcgaggttccaggcagatcacaggctggtactgctcttcaccaccgttgcacacggtcgctttttgcggcgtattttaaattcagtttccgcgataattatgactctgtggtgtgaattacttcgcatggtgcatcttactttCCTAAACAACAGtcttataggaagaaaactgggtgttaaaaatgacttctgcgctACTTTAAGTCCTACGATTGGGGCCGCCtgctcatccgtggaaggctcctgcgattggctgccagcctttgcacgatgcgatgtagtgccggctctctctctctctgcccccAGTCCCAacttggccgcgccgcactacattcgTTCGcgccatagagttaatataggaagactacctaaagaacgtacttggcgcgccgtcagTGGGATTCTCCCATCCCCGAacgtgaccgcccgggcgcaaccatccgttggtcatggacggTGTTAGCGGACCAATTTctgccccctaactacagcggagctgctccgtttgttgccaaccatGTGCAGTCGCATGGGATAACAAATGGGGAAACGAGCCGATGGAGGGAAGACGTCCAGCCTAGGAAGCGAGGCAAGCCGTGTACTAATTACGTTGAGTACGTACAAACCTTCgggatacgtgcagaattgagtacTGCCATCGGAACGACAAGGTAAATGctgtcatatcaaacgtgaatcatatctTACCTATGAGATcacctgcgacaccgccaaccctttgctttccaccgagacagatgaagatgtttaccgcctatgacgcgttgaagtggcgtttgtatgctttgcgagcgaaatcaataaatcgtttcCCATCGTAACGAACGTAGGCATATATTTCCGAAGACAAGAATAATCCAAAGATGAATAGCACACACAGTAAACTCTCATCTTCATTCTGCcctgcgaaccaacgggaaccggaaatggcaaaaacgaaaccttCCGCctttccatgctctggtctgtcgagtttcgtgataataaattGACAAACGAACGACAGCACGCAAGTGTTGTAGTGGGacaatattcactgcttatctGTTTTACAAGTACATACGAGATACACACATAGTATGCCAAATTTCaatagcaagtgatgaatttaggaaaacgagcgcgtcaagtttagcggaacgAAGCAGCCAATGCATGACCGACGGACGGCAGCTCCATTGTGGTCACGCTgttttgagcgagtccgacccccctggTTGATGCGGAGTGATTGGGGGCGAGGTCAAGTTTATGACctatgttgtcactgactataagTACTTCGTGTCAatggtacttgaagtacagtacaaagtaccacaTTTAAAAGTAGTCTGAATACTGGGTAGACATATTCCTTTACTAATGTATTCCAACGCGCAACAGACTTGCATGATACGAGACCGTCCCTCTAAAGTACTCAATTGGAAA
It contains:
- the LOC135386305 gene encoding gastrula zinc finger protein XlCGF9.1-like isoform X2; translated protein: MYKEHHTVLWVSTGPGSYDLLPQDSPCTSRDPPRSGSGPSTNLREKRRAQAHPFECDFCPATFKYMGPLVKHVRTHTGERPFKCTFCNKTFNRTHILKLHLLTHSSVKPHTCDVCGKSFTARANLSVHIRTHTGEKPFKCEVCGASFHSSTILSGHMLSHTGVREFQCGHCGANFSRKYHLTRHTFRHVKRGDIKDEGRVQRGAASQKS
- the LOC135386305 gene encoding zinc finger protein 32-like isoform X1 → MGVKCVSREEYGQQQIFLRFIWGASTSSGCSTYSYDTSLCLTGPGSYDLLPQDSPCTSRDPPRSGSGPSTNLREKRRAQAHPFECDFCPATFKYMGPLVKHVRTHTGERPFKCTFCNKTFNRTHILKLHLLTHSSVKPHTCDVCGKSFTARANLSVHIRTHTGEKPFKCELPPPQNLTESQHTLRRRPRNTMATLLNRIWTQRPESTRMT